Proteins encoded together in one Shewanella acanthi window:
- the zntR gene encoding Zn(2+)-responsive transcriptional regulator, giving the protein MYRIGELADLCEVKADTLRFYEKHGLLAPSSRTDSGYRVYTEDDAARLKFILRAKAVGFTLSEIGELLSIELDKSNWACADVKGMVDHKLAQVQAKIAELVHFQGSLQRLSDACCGGPRSAEYCSILEALESSTEEVRAEHHHAQHSEHEHQAAVAEMSAKAQCRD; this is encoded by the coding sequence ATGTACCGAATTGGTGAGTTGGCCGATTTATGTGAGGTGAAGGCCGACACATTAAGATTCTACGAGAAGCACGGATTACTGGCCCCTTCGAGCCGGACTGATTCTGGCTATCGGGTTTATACCGAGGACGATGCCGCAAGGCTTAAGTTTATTCTGCGGGCAAAGGCCGTGGGTTTTACCTTGAGTGAAATTGGCGAGCTGCTATCGATTGAGCTGGATAAATCCAACTGGGCCTGCGCCGATGTGAAGGGCATGGTGGATCATAAATTGGCGCAGGTGCAGGCCAAAATTGCCGAGCTGGTACATTTTCAAGGCAGCTTACAACGACTTTCCGATGCCTGTTGTGGTGGGCCACGTAGCGCTGAATATTGCTCGATTCTTGAGGCGCTGGAATCTAGCACCGAAGAGGTGAGAGCTGAGCATCATCACGCACAGCACAGTGAACACGAACATCAAGCGGCCGTTGCTGAAATGAGCGCAAAGGCTCAATGCAGAGATTAG
- the purD gene encoding phosphoribosylamine--glycine ligase: protein MKVLVIGGGGREHALAWKAAQSAQVEKVFVAPGNAGTALEPKLENLNISATDVPALLDFAQTNQIALTIVGPEAPLVIGVVDAFNAAGMPIFGPTKAAAQLEGSKAFTKDFLARHNIPTAGYKNCTEIEDAKAFVLELTGTTGYPVVIKADGLAAGKGVIIAQDQAEADAAIEDMLAGNKFGEAGSRVVIEEFLKGEEASFIVMVDGKNILAMASSQDHKARDNADNGPNTGGMGAYSPAPVVTQTVHDWTIANVIRPTVDGMAAEGNVYTGFLYAGLMIAPDGSAKVLEYNCRFGDPETQPIMMRLKSDLVELCLAATRGELDKVTVEYDERAAVGVVLAAGGYPDEYRKGDVIQGLSLGNNDGKVFHAGTEMKDGHVVTNGGRVLCATALGHSVTQAQQAAYKLVEEIHWDDVYFRTDIGYRAIAREQQG, encoded by the coding sequence ATGAAAGTATTAGTTATTGGTGGCGGTGGCCGCGAACATGCCCTCGCTTGGAAAGCGGCTCAATCGGCACAAGTTGAAAAAGTCTTCGTGGCACCAGGTAACGCAGGTACTGCGCTCGAGCCAAAGTTGGAAAACCTGAACATCAGCGCAACCGACGTACCAGCCCTGCTGGATTTCGCTCAAACTAACCAAATCGCCCTGACTATCGTAGGTCCTGAAGCACCATTAGTGATTGGTGTGGTAGATGCCTTTAACGCTGCCGGTATGCCCATTTTTGGCCCAACTAAAGCGGCGGCTCAGTTAGAAGGTTCTAAGGCCTTTACCAAAGACTTTTTAGCGCGCCACAACATTCCAACCGCGGGCTACAAAAACTGTACCGAAATCGAAGACGCTAAAGCCTTCGTACTTGAATTGACTGGCACGACTGGCTATCCAGTCGTAATCAAGGCCGACGGTTTAGCTGCGGGTAAAGGCGTTATCATCGCCCAAGATCAAGCCGAGGCCGATGCCGCTATCGAAGATATGTTAGCGGGTAACAAGTTTGGTGAAGCCGGTTCGCGCGTGGTTATCGAAGAGTTCCTAAAAGGCGAAGAAGCCAGCTTTATCGTGATGGTCGATGGTAAAAACATTCTCGCCATGGCAAGCAGCCAAGACCATAAAGCCCGTGACAATGCCGACAACGGCCCGAACACTGGCGGTATGGGTGCTTACTCTCCAGCCCCTGTTGTGACGCAAACCGTTCACGATTGGACCATAGCTAACGTTATCCGCCCAACCGTGGATGGCATGGCAGCCGAAGGCAATGTGTACACTGGCTTTTTGTATGCGGGTCTGATGATCGCACCCGATGGCAGCGCAAAAGTACTGGAATACAACTGCCGCTTTGGCGACCCAGAAACTCAACCTATCATGATGCGCTTAAAATCGGATCTGGTAGAACTTTGCTTAGCCGCCACCCGTGGTGAGTTAGATAAAGTGACCGTTGAGTACGATGAGCGCGCCGCAGTGGGCGTAGTACTGGCGGCCGGCGGATACCCAGACGAATACCGCAAGGGCGATGTGATCCAAGGCTTAAGCCTAGGTAACAACGACGGTAAAGTGTTCCATGCGGGTACCGAGATGAAAGACGGCCACGTGGTGACTAACGGTGGCCGCGTACTGTGCGCAACAGCACTGGGTCACAGCGTAACGCAGGCCCAGCAAGCCGCTTACAAGCTGGTTGAAGAAATCCACTGGGATGACGTGTATTTCCGTACTGACATTGGTTACCGTGCGATTGCCCGTGAACAACAGGGCTAA
- a CDS encoding permease encodes MLLKNFIDLFLDSAPWLLLGLILAGLLKVFVPMAWMQKQLGGHGFKTVVKAALLGAPLPLCSCGVIPAAVGLRRSGASKAATTSFLVSTPETGVDSVTVSYVLLGPFMAIVRPIAAVTSAIVAGLLVGRDDDDGKPAIASDAAKTTAATSSCCAPKANDAVMANKALNANKAASANEAIGTDTTSSCCSSTKAAPSVKPVSSCCSSSENKAKVKVEDKVEAKPAFKMMPMQSSSLMAANAPAGTVAIGSIKAISPTVSNAAQVEKVKPSASCCSSEAKADQEAAPIVVVKKGSCCGSEPATKLAQSVSDQAEGASCCASTKDTATELKSESVLTRIGVGLKYAATDLVRDTTLWLLVGLFFAALVQTYVPADFLAKWGDGIGAMLVMVLISIPMYICATASTPIAAGLLLAGVSPGAVLVFMMAGPATNIATLGVVSNELGKRALFGYLSGVLGVALVAGMVVNYLVDSFGFVVMPQIGHEHQMLPSWLVATSGIVLAALMARVLWQKIPRSWVRRSDCCS; translated from the coding sequence ATGTTACTTAAGAATTTTATCGATCTGTTTCTCGATTCAGCCCCCTGGCTGCTACTGGGGCTTATTTTGGCGGGGCTGCTAAAAGTTTTTGTGCCTATGGCGTGGATGCAAAAGCAGCTCGGTGGTCACGGCTTTAAAACCGTGGTTAAGGCGGCGCTATTAGGCGCACCTCTGCCTTTATGTTCCTGCGGCGTTATTCCTGCAGCAGTGGGTCTTAGACGTTCGGGCGCCTCTAAAGCGGCAACGACTTCCTTTTTAGTCTCCACCCCTGAAACTGGGGTCGACTCTGTTACCGTCTCCTATGTGCTGCTTGGGCCTTTTATGGCGATAGTCAGACCCATAGCTGCGGTAACGAGCGCCATCGTTGCAGGCCTCTTGGTTGGCCGCGATGATGACGATGGTAAACCTGCTATTGCTAGCGATGCTGCCAAAACAACGGCTGCGACTAGCTCATGCTGCGCACCAAAAGCAAATGATGCGGTTATGGCGAATAAAGCGCTTAATGCAAATAAAGCGGCTAGTGCAAATGAAGCAATTGGGACTGACACCACTTCTAGCTGTTGCAGTTCGACAAAGGCTGCTCCCTCAGTGAAACCCGTTTCAAGTTGCTGCTCATCGAGTGAAAACAAAGCCAAAGTAAAAGTAGAGGATAAAGTAGAAGCAAAACCTGCCTTCAAGATGATGCCAATGCAGTCATCATCACTTATGGCGGCGAATGCACCCGCTGGCACTGTGGCAATAGGTAGCATTAAGGCTATATCTCCAACTGTTAGCAATGCTGCGCAGGTTGAAAAGGTAAAGCCAAGCGCAAGTTGCTGTAGCTCTGAGGCTAAAGCCGATCAGGAAGCTGCACCCATTGTGGTGGTAAAAAAGGGCTCTTGCTGTGGCAGTGAGCCTGCAACTAAATTGGCTCAATCAGTATCGGATCAGGCTGAAGGCGCGAGTTGCTGCGCTTCAACTAAAGATACAGCGACCGAATTAAAATCAGAATCGGTACTTACCCGTATTGGTGTTGGGCTTAAATATGCCGCGACCGATTTAGTGCGTGATACAACTTTATGGTTGCTGGTGGGTTTATTTTTCGCGGCGCTAGTACAAACCTATGTTCCCGCTGACTTTTTAGCGAAATGGGGCGATGGTATCGGTGCTATGTTAGTGATGGTGCTGATTTCTATCCCAATGTATATCTGCGCGACCGCATCGACGCCGATTGCCGCGGGTTTATTGTTGGCGGGTGTCTCACCTGGGGCTGTACTGGTGTTTATGATGGCAGGCCCTGCGACCAATATTGCGACCTTAGGCGTGGTGAGTAATGAGCTGGGTAAACGTGCCTTGTTTGGTTACTTAAGTGGCGTTTTGGGTGTGGCCTTAGTGGCGGGAATGGTGGTTAACTATCTGGTTGATAGCTTTGGTTTTGTGGTGATGCCACAGATTGGCCATGAACACCAAATGTTACCGAGCTGGTTAGTCGCTACCTCAGGCATAGTGTTGGCTGCGTTAATGGCGCGCGTGTTGTGGCAAAAAATTCCCCGTAGCTGGGTACGCCGCAGTGATTGCTGTTCATAG
- a CDS encoding glycoside-pentoside-hexuronide (GPH):cation symporter, protein MLSVKEKIAYGLGDTASNIIFQTVMLFLTFFYTDIFGISAAFVGTMFLVVRIMDAVTDPLMGYLADRTRSRWGRYRPYLLWCALPFAVISVLAFTTPSLSESGKEIYALITYALLMLAYTAINIPYCALGAALTTNPTERVSVQSYRFVFAMLGGLIVTALTLPLVDFFGHGDKAKGYQLTIFAMSILGTVMFLLCFAGTKERDFSTDDSNDNLKLATKALWANDQWRVLSAAAIFLLTGLVLKSTLAIYYVKYFLGREDMISVFVTSGVVGNLVGVALAQKLADKVCKVKAYIRLQLIAAALCVVAWFVPGDQYLLALGLYIAWNFSINMGTPLLWAKMADTVDYGQFKTGVRTTGLVYSSIIFFIKLGLAIGGALAGWLLAAYGYQVDVAQTPETLEGILLCFTLYPALASVAVAFVMGRYTLDNQRVAEINSTLKQKLSVT, encoded by the coding sequence ATGTTAAGCGTCAAAGAAAAAATCGCATATGGATTAGGCGACACTGCGAGCAACATCATCTTTCAGACTGTCATGTTGTTCTTGACGTTTTTCTATACCGATATTTTCGGTATTTCGGCGGCCTTTGTCGGGACAATGTTTCTCGTAGTTCGCATTATGGATGCGGTAACCGACCCTCTGATGGGCTATTTGGCCGACCGCACTCGCAGCCGCTGGGGTCGCTATCGCCCCTACTTGCTCTGGTGCGCCCTGCCCTTTGCCGTCATCAGTGTATTAGCATTCACAACGCCCTCGCTCAGTGAAAGTGGTAAAGAAATCTATGCACTGATCACCTACGCCTTACTGATGCTGGCCTACACTGCCATCAATATTCCCTACTGTGCGCTAGGGGCGGCATTAACTACAAATCCGACCGAACGGGTATCAGTGCAGTCCTATCGATTTGTTTTTGCCATGCTGGGCGGACTTATCGTCACAGCACTCACCTTACCTTTAGTCGACTTTTTTGGGCATGGAGATAAGGCCAAAGGCTATCAGTTGACGATTTTCGCCATGAGCATACTGGGTACAGTGATGTTTTTGCTGTGCTTTGCTGGCACAAAGGAGAGGGATTTTAGCACTGATGACTCCAACGACAACCTGAAACTCGCCACCAAAGCCCTGTGGGCCAATGATCAATGGCGAGTGTTATCTGCAGCGGCGATATTTTTGCTGACGGGTTTAGTCCTCAAATCCACACTGGCAATTTACTATGTTAAATACTTCCTTGGCCGCGAGGACATGATAAGCGTGTTCGTGACCAGCGGCGTCGTAGGCAATCTCGTCGGGGTTGCGCTGGCACAAAAACTGGCTGACAAAGTCTGTAAGGTCAAAGCCTATATTCGTCTGCAGCTGATTGCGGCTGCACTGTGCGTTGTCGCATGGTTTGTACCCGGTGACCAATATCTGCTCGCGCTAGGGCTCTATATAGCTTGGAACTTTAGCATCAACATGGGCACGCCTTTGCTGTGGGCCAAAATGGCGGACACTGTCGATTATGGGCAATTTAAGACTGGTGTGCGCACCACGGGATTGGTTTACTCATCAATCATCTTCTTTATCAAACTCGGGCTTGCCATTGGCGGCGCGCTCGCAGGATGGTTACTGGCAGCCTATGGCTATCAGGTGGATGTAGCTCAAACCCCAGAAACCTTAGAGGGAATACTGCTGTGTTTCACCCTGTATCCTGCGCTTGCCTCAGTAGCAGTTGCCTTTGTCATGGGACGATATACACTGGACAACCAAAGAGTTGCTGAAATCAACTCCACGCTGAAACAAAAACTATCAGTTACATAG
- the purH gene encoding bifunctional phosphoribosylaminoimidazolecarboxamide formyltransferase/IMP cyclohydrolase, whose amino-acid sequence MTVANNARPIRRALLSVSDKTGILEFAKALHAQGVELLSTGGTARLLADNGVPVIEVSDYTGHPEIMDGRVKTLHPKVHGGILARRGLDESVMADNNINAIDLVAVNLYPFADTVAQAGCTLEDAIENIDIGGPTMVRAAAKNHKDVTIVVNAADYDRVLTEMAANNGSTTHATRFDLAIAAFEHTAGYDGMIANYFGTMVPAHSNDECFEDSKFPRTFNTQLVKKQDLRYGENSHQTAAFYVDTKIDEASVATAVQLQGKALSYNNIADTDAALECVKEFSEPACVIVKHANPCGVALGKDLLDAYNRAYQTDPTSAFGGIIAFNGELDAETASAIVERQFVEVIIAPAVSQGARDVVAKKTNVRLLECGQWDTKTKTLDYKRVNGGLLVQDRDQGMVGLDDIKVVTKRQPTESELKDLMFCWKVAKFVKSNAIVYAKDGMTIGVGAGQMSRVYSAKIAGIKAADEGLEVVNSVMASDAFFPFRDGIDAAAAAGISCIIQPGGSMRDAEIIAAADEHGMAMVMTGMRHFRH is encoded by the coding sequence ATGACTGTTGCAAATAATGCCAGACCCATTCGTCGCGCGCTGTTAAGCGTTTCAGATAAAACCGGAATTCTTGAGTTCGCCAAAGCTCTTCACGCTCAAGGTGTGGAACTGCTTTCAACTGGCGGCACCGCTCGCCTGTTAGCGGATAACGGCGTGCCTGTTATTGAAGTATCTGATTATACAGGTCACCCTGAGATTATGGATGGTCGTGTTAAGACTCTGCATCCTAAAGTGCACGGCGGCATCCTCGCGCGCCGCGGTCTTGACGAAAGCGTTATGGCCGACAACAACATCAACGCAATCGATCTGGTTGCAGTTAACCTCTACCCCTTTGCAGACACTGTTGCACAAGCTGGTTGCACCCTTGAAGATGCGATTGAAAACATCGACATCGGTGGTCCAACTATGGTGCGCGCAGCGGCTAAAAACCATAAAGATGTGACTATCGTTGTTAATGCAGCCGATTACGATCGCGTGTTAACCGAAATGGCCGCCAACAATGGCAGCACAACCCATGCTACCCGTTTCGACTTAGCCATTGCCGCCTTCGAACACACTGCGGGTTACGATGGCATGATCGCCAACTACTTCGGCACTATGGTTCCTGCGCACAGCAATGACGAGTGTTTCGAAGACTCTAAATTCCCACGCACCTTCAACACTCAATTAGTGAAGAAGCAAGATCTACGTTACGGCGAAAACAGCCACCAAACTGCGGCTTTCTATGTCGACACTAAGATCGATGAAGCTTCAGTCGCAACAGCCGTTCAGCTGCAAGGTAAGGCACTGTCTTACAACAATATCGCTGACACTGATGCCGCCCTTGAGTGCGTTAAAGAGTTTAGCGAGCCTGCCTGCGTTATCGTTAAACACGCTAACCCATGTGGTGTTGCATTAGGTAAAGACCTGCTCGATGCCTACAACCGCGCTTACCAAACTGACCCAACGTCAGCCTTCGGCGGCATCATCGCCTTCAACGGCGAATTAGATGCCGAAACGGCAAGTGCTATCGTTGAGCGTCAATTTGTTGAAGTCATCATCGCACCAGCAGTCAGCCAAGGTGCCCGCGATGTGGTGGCTAAGAAAACCAACGTACGTTTATTAGAGTGCGGTCAATGGGATACTAAGACCAAGACCTTAGACTACAAACGTGTTAACGGTGGTCTGTTAGTGCAAGACCGTGACCAAGGTATGGTTGGTTTAGACGACATTAAAGTGGTGACTAAACGTCAACCCACTGAAAGCGAATTAAAAGACTTAATGTTCTGCTGGAAAGTAGCTAAGTTCGTTAAATCTAACGCCATTGTTTACGCAAAAGATGGCATGACCATAGGTGTTGGTGCAGGCCAAATGAGCCGCGTATACAGCGCGAAAATCGCCGGTATTAAGGCCGCCGATGAAGGCTTAGAAGTGGTTAACTCTGTGATGGCATCGGATGCCTTCTTCCCGTTCCGCGACGGTATCGACGCAGCGGCAGCGGCAGGCATTAGCTGCATCATCCAGCCAGGCGGCTCAATGCGCGATGCTGAAATTATCGCAGCAGCCGACGAGCACGGCATGGCCATGGTGATGACGGGCATGCGCCACTTCCGTCACTGA
- a CDS encoding TonB-dependent receptor, whose protein sequence is MRPTQFKKSMLATKVSLVLGVMSALPAVAEEAPKAESNIEVIQVTGIRGSQARSMDLKRQSAGVVDAISAEDIGKFPDTNLAESLQRITGVSIDRVNGEGSKITVRGFGPDFNLIMLNNRVMPTAQVSGESTRSFDFANLSSDSISGVEVYKTSKADISSGGLGATVNILTARPFDTRDLVATVSAKGHHDTEVGTGDSLTPEVSGIFSNTFMDDTIGLGFNASYQKRDSNLRKATIDGWRQNVHAELNPNAVVVNENKNPYGNTFYARNVGFADQNSERERTNAQAVFQFAPTDKIETTLDYTYSKLSDVSNTDTWGLWFSGPGNATYAHINEHGTFDYVTEVDGDYSGTMNQNASDNINKSLGFNIKWQAKDNLELSFDAHDSKATAEGGLDNNADNIFFILGALNVANKTYDATRTDIPLLGANYLDLNPNGEPHLQPEDYASLFAGVRAGRNETDVNQYQFNGKWLNEGNDALASIDFGLAFTSMETHAQASYTGPISAGWYGNKGIWADDVSYVGLGSDFLSDFSGGGNDMLIPYYYTYNQQAAMDRAEGLYDVEYVAAPWQDDHRIQEDTTSAYIQANIASEFNKMPLNIVVGLRYEQTDVTASSMQQEAEELVWLNPTEWQTVFSDDFTFSHESSDYKEFLPNLDINLEITDDLIARFSYSRTISRPTLGSMRATTSLTPIPKVGSRTGFSGNTALKPYSSNNIDLSLEYYYDDASYVSVGYFNKEVENFLAGTIETVSYDNLRDPYSGPAAEMARAELIANNQTPSDEAVFQWLIDNGYGNADGRVHQSDSDPIAEWKISKPNNVEDMNIYGIEFAWQHWLWDTGFGFAANYTLVDGDIEYDVEKVDEQFALPGQSDTANFSIFYEKYDVQARLAYNWRDTFLSGLGQAEAGGPAPQFTEAYGQLDLSVSYQLTDSLTIFAEGINILAQEKRVYGRYEEQMLLAQQNSARYAIGARYSF, encoded by the coding sequence ATGCGACCTACACAATTTAAAAAATCCATGTTAGCCACTAAGGTGTCGCTGGTATTGGGTGTGATGTCAGCCCTACCTGCGGTTGCCGAAGAAGCCCCTAAAGCAGAAAGTAATATCGAAGTTATTCAAGTCACTGGTATCCGTGGTTCCCAAGCAAGATCCATGGATCTGAAACGTCAGTCAGCCGGTGTTGTCGATGCAATTTCGGCTGAAGATATTGGTAAATTCCCAGATACTAACTTAGCAGAATCACTGCAACGTATTACCGGTGTTTCCATCGACCGCGTTAATGGTGAAGGCAGTAAAATCACTGTGCGTGGTTTTGGCCCAGATTTTAACTTGATTATGCTGAATAACCGTGTGATGCCAACGGCCCAAGTATCAGGTGAATCAACCCGTTCATTTGATTTTGCCAACCTATCTTCAGATTCAATCAGCGGTGTTGAAGTTTATAAAACCTCAAAAGCAGATATCAGCTCTGGCGGTTTGGGAGCAACGGTGAATATTCTGACGGCCCGCCCATTCGATACCCGTGACTTAGTAGCCACTGTAAGTGCTAAAGGCCACCACGATACTGAGGTTGGCACCGGCGACAGTTTGACTCCTGAAGTTTCGGGGATTTTCAGCAACACCTTTATGGACGACACTATCGGTTTAGGCTTTAACGCCTCTTACCAAAAACGCGATAGCAACCTCCGTAAAGCAACTATCGACGGTTGGCGCCAAAACGTTCATGCCGAGTTAAATCCAAACGCCGTTGTGGTAAATGAAAACAAAAACCCTTACGGCAATACTTTCTATGCCCGTAACGTTGGCTTTGCGGATCAAAATTCAGAGCGTGAACGTACCAATGCTCAAGCTGTCTTCCAATTTGCGCCAACAGATAAAATTGAAACAACGCTAGATTACACCTACTCAAAACTGTCGGATGTTTCTAATACTGACACTTGGGGTCTGTGGTTCTCGGGCCCTGGCAACGCGACCTACGCCCATATCAACGAACACGGCACCTTCGATTATGTGACTGAAGTTGATGGTGACTATTCAGGCACCATGAACCAAAATGCTTCAGACAATATCAATAAGTCACTGGGCTTTAACATTAAATGGCAAGCAAAAGACAACCTCGAACTGTCGTTTGACGCCCATGACTCTAAGGCAACCGCTGAAGGTGGTTTAGACAACAACGCGGATAATATTTTCTTTATCCTCGGCGCCCTAAACGTTGCTAATAAAACCTACGATGCAACAAGAACTGATATTCCGCTGTTAGGCGCAAACTACCTTGATTTAAACCCGAACGGTGAGCCTCATCTACAGCCTGAAGACTATGCCTCATTGTTTGCCGGTGTACGCGCTGGCCGCAATGAAACCGATGTGAACCAATATCAGTTTAACGGTAAGTGGTTAAACGAAGGTAATGACGCACTGGCTTCTATCGATTTCGGCCTTGCATTCACCTCAATGGAAACCCACGCCCAGGCTTCATACACTGGCCCTATCAGCGCTGGTTGGTATGGCAATAAAGGCATTTGGGCAGATGATGTCAGTTACGTTGGCCTAGGCTCAGACTTCCTGTCTGATTTCTCAGGTGGTGGTAACGACATGCTGATCCCATACTACTACACCTACAACCAACAAGCTGCAATGGATAGAGCCGAAGGCCTCTACGATGTTGAATATGTTGCCGCGCCTTGGCAGGACGATCACCGCATCCAAGAAGACACGACTTCTGCATACATCCAAGCCAACATCGCAAGTGAATTCAATAAAATGCCACTTAACATTGTAGTTGGTCTGCGTTATGAGCAAACCGATGTTACTGCAAGCTCAATGCAGCAGGAAGCGGAAGAGTTGGTGTGGTTAAACCCGACCGAGTGGCAAACCGTGTTTTCGGACGACTTCACTTTCAGTCATGAGTCGAGCGACTACAAAGAATTTTTGCCAAATCTGGACATCAATTTAGAAATCACAGACGACTTGATTGCTCGCTTCAGTTACAGCCGCACTATCAGCCGTCCAACCCTAGGGTCAATGCGGGCAACAACCTCGCTAACGCCAATTCCTAAAGTAGGTTCACGCACGGGCTTTTCGGGTAATACAGCACTGAAACCTTACAGCTCTAACAACATCGATCTGTCTTTAGAGTACTACTATGATGACGCAAGCTATGTTTCTGTTGGTTACTTCAATAAGGAAGTTGAAAACTTCCTTGCCGGCACCATCGAAACAGTAAGCTACGACAACCTACGTGATCCCTATTCAGGTCCCGCCGCAGAAATGGCCCGTGCAGAGCTAATTGCTAACAATCAAACTCCAAGCGATGAAGCCGTATTTCAATGGCTTATCGACAATGGCTATGGCAATGCTGACGGCCGAGTGCATCAGTCAGATTCAGATCCTATCGCCGAGTGGAAAATCAGCAAACCGAACAACGTTGAAGATATGAATATCTACGGGATTGAATTTGCATGGCAACATTGGCTCTGGGACACAGGTTTTGGTTTTGCCGCTAACTACACCTTAGTTGATGGCGATATTGAATATGATGTTGAGAAAGTGGATGAGCAATTTGCTCTACCAGGTCAATCAGATACTGCTAACTTCTCAATTTTCTACGAAAAATACGATGTACAAGCTCGCTTAGCCTACAACTGGCGTGATACCTTCCTCTCTGGATTGGGTCAAGCGGAAGCTGGCGGTCCTGCACCACAATTTACCGAAGCCTATGGCCAGTTAGACCTGAGTGTGAGTTACCAGCTGACTGACAGTCTAACTATCTTCGCTGAAGGTATTAACATTCTGGCACAGGAAAAGCGCGTTTACGGTCGTTACGAAGAGCAAATGCTGCTGGCACAACAAAACTCAGCACGTTATGCAATCGGAGCTCGTTACAGCTTCTAA
- a CDS encoding LacI family DNA-binding transcriptional regulator, with protein sequence MATIYDVSFLAGVSLATVSRVVNNTGKVSDKTKKKVHDAMAKLDYRPNTIAQSLASNRSNSVGVLVSQLDGPFYGPMMREIESALRAANKHVIIAAGHSDADQEKDGVEFLLSRGCDALIVDAEIISNAYLVELCQGKTPVVLINRHVDGIDERCVHLNNLQGGLLASRHVLEKGHKQIAYISGPLFKLDARERLEGHRQALAEWGLTFDERLFYEGDFREEGGYAAMAALLDRGVLFTAVVCANDQMASGAISLCLERGLRVPEDVSFVGFDNINFPRYISPKLTTISNPINEMGRMAAHWILREVYDNTEVSFSHRFEPELVIRDSVISL encoded by the coding sequence ATGGCCACAATTTACGATGTTTCCTTTCTGGCCGGTGTTTCGCTAGCGACAGTCTCACGAGTAGTGAATAACACCGGCAAAGTTAGCGATAAGACCAAGAAAAAAGTCCACGATGCCATGGCAAAGCTGGATTATCGACCAAACACTATTGCCCAATCATTGGCATCCAATCGTTCTAATAGCGTTGGCGTGTTGGTATCACAACTCGATGGTCCCTTTTACGGCCCGATGATGCGAGAAATTGAATCGGCATTAAGGGCGGCAAATAAACACGTGATTATCGCGGCAGGACACAGTGATGCTGACCAAGAAAAGGACGGTGTGGAATTTCTGCTTTCCCGGGGTTGTGATGCGCTGATTGTCGACGCCGAAATTATCTCAAATGCCTATTTAGTCGAACTTTGCCAAGGTAAAACCCCCGTGGTACTCATTAACCGACATGTGGATGGCATTGATGAAAGATGCGTACATCTGAATAACCTTCAGGGTGGTTTACTCGCGAGTCGCCATGTACTTGAAAAAGGACATAAACAAATAGCTTATATCTCAGGGCCGCTCTTTAAACTCGATGCCAGAGAGCGCCTCGAAGGACATCGTCAAGCCTTAGCAGAATGGGGGCTGACATTTGATGAACGCCTGTTTTATGAGGGCGATTTCCGTGAAGAAGGCGGTTACGCCGCAATGGCGGCGCTTTTAGATCGCGGAGTGCTATTTACCGCCGTGGTTTGCGCTAACGACCAAATGGCCTCTGGCGCTATTAGTCTCTGTTTAGAAAGAGGCCTGAGAGTCCCTGAGGATGTGTCCTTTGTTGGCTTCGATAATATTAATTTCCCTCGCTATATTTCACCCAAACTCACCACGATTTCTAACCCTATCAATGAAATGGGGCGCATGGCCGCCCACTGGATACTAAGGGAAGTCTATGACAATACCGAGGTGTCCTTTAGCCATCGTTTCGAGCCAGAACTTGTCATCCGCGACTCAGTAATTTCACTGTGA